One genomic region from Arthrobacter sp. FB24 encodes:
- a CDS encoding MFS transporter produces MAASRPEGPALMPPSRNRSMSPGAITAVLALSGTVVALMQTLVVPLLPDFPGILGVTADDASWLVTATLLSSAVATPIVSRSADMYGKRKMMVICLAIMVAGSIVAAVGGSFLWLIVGRALQGFSSALIPVGISIMRDELPKEKMGSAVALMSATLGIGSALGLPLAGLLYESLGWESIFWVSGGAGTLLLAAVVLVVPESKVRTPGRFDYLGAVILSAALAALLLGISKGGSWGWSSEPVLLLFLAAAILLAAWLPYELKVSQPMVDLRTSGRRPVLLTNLASLLVGFAMFANMLLTTQQLQLPTSTGYGFQLSVITAGLCMVPSGLAMVVFAPVSGGIIRRFGGKTALISGAAVMVVGYVGRVFFWDSIASVIIGSTVVSIGTAIAYAAMPTLIMGAVPITETASANGLNSLVRSIGTSTSSAAVAAVLTSVTITVGSARLPSFEAFKDVFWMAALASAASMVAAVFIPRAAAAAKAALPAPAATELVVQGRVLTADRRPVTPAVVTVLQTSGEPVDWSRVDSDGNYSVALPGAGTYLMVANAAGWAPMAEVFDFDGRTLQQNFHLENRLELAGTATVGGTALTDAVVTLLQASGEHVATVRTDSEGRYSLPLPLAGRYIVTLLNPATHQAIARKLAVDNRSVTADLAMDAPAGQLVDA; encoded by the coding sequence GTGGCCGCCTCACGCCCAGAAGGTCCCGCCCTGATGCCCCCATCCCGCAATAGATCCATGTCCCCCGGTGCCATCACGGCAGTCCTTGCGCTGAGCGGCACGGTGGTGGCGCTGATGCAGACCCTCGTGGTGCCGCTCCTTCCGGATTTCCCCGGAATCCTCGGCGTTACGGCCGACGACGCGTCCTGGCTGGTCACCGCCACGCTGCTCTCCAGCGCCGTGGCCACCCCGATCGTGTCCCGCAGCGCGGACATGTACGGCAAACGTAAAATGATGGTGATCTGCCTCGCCATCATGGTTGCCGGCTCCATCGTGGCCGCGGTGGGGGGAAGCTTCCTCTGGCTTATCGTCGGCCGGGCACTGCAGGGGTTCTCCTCGGCCTTGATTCCCGTAGGCATCAGCATCATGCGCGACGAACTGCCCAAGGAAAAGATGGGATCCGCCGTAGCCCTGATGAGCGCCACGCTGGGCATCGGCAGCGCACTGGGCCTCCCGCTGGCCGGGCTGCTTTACGAAAGCCTGGGCTGGGAGTCCATCTTCTGGGTTTCCGGTGGCGCCGGCACGCTGCTGCTCGCTGCCGTCGTCCTGGTGGTTCCCGAATCCAAGGTGCGCACACCGGGCCGCTTCGACTACCTCGGCGCAGTGATTCTTTCCGCGGCACTGGCAGCGCTGCTCCTGGGCATTTCCAAGGGCGGATCGTGGGGCTGGAGTTCCGAACCGGTGCTGCTTTTGTTCCTCGCCGCCGCCATCCTCCTGGCCGCCTGGCTGCCCTACGAGCTGAAGGTCAGCCAGCCGATGGTGGACCTCCGCACCTCCGGCCGGCGCCCTGTCCTCCTGACCAACCTGGCATCCCTGCTGGTGGGTTTCGCCATGTTCGCCAACATGCTGCTGACCACCCAGCAGCTCCAACTGCCCACCTCCACCGGCTACGGTTTCCAGCTCAGCGTGATCACCGCCGGCCTCTGCATGGTTCCATCCGGCCTGGCCATGGTGGTCTTCGCTCCCGTTTCCGGCGGCATCATCCGGCGGTTCGGCGGGAAGACTGCGCTGATCTCGGGCGCGGCGGTCATGGTGGTGGGGTACGTTGGCCGCGTCTTCTTCTGGGATTCCATCGCCTCGGTGATCATCGGCTCCACGGTGGTCAGCATCGGCACCGCCATCGCCTACGCCGCGATGCCCACCCTGATCATGGGGGCCGTGCCCATCACCGAAACAGCCTCGGCCAACGGCCTCAACAGCCTGGTGCGGTCTATTGGAACCTCGACGTCGAGTGCAGCCGTCGCCGCCGTCCTCACCTCAGTGACCATCACCGTGGGATCCGCCCGGCTGCCGTCCTTCGAGGCATTCAAGGACGTCTTCTGGATGGCCGCCCTGGCGTCCGCGGCCTCCATGGTGGCTGCCGTGTTCATCCCGCGGGCCGCGGCCGCAGCCAAGGCGGCCCTCCCTGCGCCGGCCGCCACCGAACTGGTGGTGCAGGGGCGCGTCCTGACGGCCGACCGCCGCCCGGTCACTCCCGCCGTCGTCACCGTCCTGCAGACAAGCGGCGAACCGGTGGACTGGAGCCGGGTGGACAGCGATGGCAACTATTCCGTGGCACTGCCCGGGGCGGGAACATATCTGATGGTGGCCAACGCCGCCGGCTGGGCGCCGATGGCAGAGGTGTTCGACTTCGACGGCCGCACGCTCCAGCAGAACTTCCACCTGGAAAACCGCCTGGAACTGGCCGGAACCGCCACGGTGGGAGGCACGGCCCTCACGGACGCGGTGGTCACCCTGTTGCAGGCCTCCGGCGAACACGTGGCGACAGTCCGCACCGATTCGGAGGGACGCTATTCACTGCCGCTGCCCTTGGCCGGGCGCTACATCGTGACCCTGCTGAACCCGGCGACCCACCAGGCCATCGCCCGGAAGCTGGCCGTGGACAACCGGTCGGTGACCGCGGACCTGGCGATGGACGCCCCGGCCGGACAGCTGGTGGACGCGTGA
- a CDS encoding ABC transporter ATP-binding protein gives MAVLRATDLTLKYAQRTVVEGLQAEIPEGKVTMIVGANACGKSTLLRGLSRLLKPAAGTVALDGKDIHTRSARDVARTLGLLPQHPTAPDGIMVRDLVGRGRYPHQGFFRSWSTDDDAAVQRALEATETLELAGRNVDELSGGQRQRVWIAMALAQETDVLLLDEPTTYLDLAHQVEVLDLVTDLNRTRGTTVAIVLHDLNLAARYADHVIAMKGGRIVAEGASTDVVTEDLVRDVFGLDSRVLSDPVSGTPLIIPLGRHHTTATELEFVS, from the coding sequence ATGGCTGTTCTGCGCGCCACGGACCTCACCCTCAAATACGCCCAGCGCACAGTTGTGGAAGGGCTGCAGGCGGAGATCCCCGAGGGCAAGGTGACCATGATCGTGGGCGCGAACGCGTGCGGGAAGTCCACCCTGCTCCGCGGACTGTCCCGGCTGCTGAAGCCTGCGGCCGGGACCGTGGCGCTGGACGGCAAGGACATCCACACCCGCTCGGCCCGGGACGTCGCCCGGACCCTGGGCCTCCTGCCGCAGCACCCCACTGCGCCGGACGGCATCATGGTCCGCGACCTGGTGGGACGCGGGCGGTACCCGCACCAGGGCTTTTTTCGCAGCTGGTCAACGGACGACGACGCCGCGGTGCAGCGCGCGCTGGAGGCCACCGAAACGCTGGAACTCGCCGGGCGCAACGTGGACGAACTGTCCGGCGGCCAGCGCCAGCGCGTCTGGATCGCGATGGCGCTCGCCCAGGAAACTGACGTGCTGCTCCTGGACGAACCCACCACCTACCTGGACCTCGCCCACCAGGTGGAAGTGCTGGACCTGGTCACCGACCTCAACCGCACGCGCGGCACCACCGTGGCCATCGTCCTGCACGACCTGAACCTCGCGGCACGGTATGCGGACCACGTGATCGCCATGAAGGGCGGCCGGATCGTGGCCGAGGGCGCGTCCACCGACGTGGTCACTGAGGACCTGGTCCGGGACGTTTTCGGTTTGGACTCCCGGGTACTTTCCGACCCCGTTTCCGGCACGCCGCTGATCATTCCGCTCGGCCGGCACCACACCACTGCAACTGAACTGGAGTTCGTTTCATGA
- a CDS encoding FBP domain-containing protein, translating into MQKITAQQIRSSFINASRSEAAKLTLPREFDSLDWDSLDFLGWRDAKMPLRGYLVVPGPSGLTGIMLRAPEGGAKKSRSVLCELCRDVFSRDDVLLWVAKRAGQSGRNGNTIGTLICADFLCSGNVRVEPPANEINPDPAAVVLRQIDGLTARTELFINRVQGR; encoded by the coding sequence ATGCAGAAAATCACTGCCCAGCAGATCCGTTCGTCCTTCATCAATGCCAGCCGTTCCGAGGCGGCCAAGCTCACCCTGCCCCGGGAGTTCGACTCCCTGGACTGGGACAGCCTGGACTTTTTGGGGTGGCGGGACGCCAAGATGCCGCTCCGCGGCTACCTCGTAGTCCCGGGCCCCTCGGGGTTGACCGGAATCATGCTCCGCGCTCCCGAGGGCGGAGCCAAGAAGAGCCGGTCCGTACTATGCGAACTGTGCCGCGACGTGTTCTCCAGGGACGACGTCCTGTTGTGGGTTGCCAAACGCGCCGGCCAGTCGGGCCGGAACGGCAACACCATAGGGACGCTGATCTGCGCCGATTTCCTGTGCAGCGGGAACGTGCGCGTGGAACCGCCGGCCAATGAGATCAACCCGGACCCGGCCGCCGTCGTTCTTCGGCAGATCGACGGACTGACAGCGCGGACGGAACTGTTCATCAACCGGGTCCAAGGACGCTAG
- a CDS encoding iron-siderophore ABC transporter substrate-binding protein, with product MTSPLFSGLGAGRSGFAAGPSRRMLLKTAGKATAVLAAAALSLTACSTGPAASGTGTATASQSGSSQFPVTIKHVFGETTIESQPQRVVTVSWVNDDVALALGVVPVGVPKNEWGGNDKGSTPWKDAKLEELGAGFGTEKAPVQFSEADGINFTEIAKLNPDVILGAYSGLTEEDYKKLSEIAPVVAHPEIAYGTSWQDSTSIIGKALGKETEATKLISDTEATIKDKVSKYPQLADKSFIYGNLEPAKSDGVNVYTGNDNRPRFLSEIGMKLAPVVEENSKGSKEFFIPWSAEKANELESDIFVTWVPDSGTTDSIKADPLLGQIPAIKNGALVADSDNTLTLSISASSPLSLPWSLDTFLPQLASAADAVK from the coding sequence GTGACTTCCCCCCTCTTCTCCGGCCTCGGCGCCGGCCGCAGCGGATTCGCCGCCGGTCCGTCCCGCCGCATGCTGCTCAAGACCGCCGGCAAGGCAACGGCCGTCCTGGCAGCAGCAGCCCTCTCGCTGACTGCCTGCTCCACCGGTCCGGCGGCATCCGGCACCGGCACGGCGACGGCCAGCCAGTCCGGCAGCTCGCAGTTCCCCGTCACCATCAAGCACGTCTTCGGCGAGACCACCATCGAGTCCCAGCCGCAGCGCGTGGTCACGGTTTCCTGGGTCAACGACGACGTCGCACTCGCCCTGGGCGTTGTCCCCGTGGGCGTACCCAAGAACGAATGGGGCGGCAACGACAAGGGCTCCACGCCGTGGAAGGACGCCAAGCTGGAAGAGCTGGGTGCCGGCTTCGGCACGGAAAAGGCGCCGGTCCAGTTCTCCGAGGCGGACGGCATCAACTTCACCGAAATCGCCAAGCTCAACCCGGACGTCATCTTGGGCGCCTACTCGGGCCTGACGGAAGAGGACTACAAGAAGCTCAGCGAGATCGCCCCGGTGGTCGCCCACCCGGAGATCGCCTACGGCACCTCCTGGCAGGACTCCACCAGCATCATCGGCAAGGCACTGGGCAAGGAAACCGAGGCCACCAAACTGATCTCGGACACCGAAGCCACCATCAAGGACAAGGTTTCCAAGTATCCGCAGCTGGCCGACAAGAGCTTCATCTACGGCAACTTGGAGCCCGCCAAGAGCGACGGCGTGAACGTCTACACCGGGAACGATAACCGTCCGCGCTTCCTCTCGGAGATCGGCATGAAGCTCGCCCCGGTTGTGGAGGAAAACTCGAAGGGCTCCAAGGAGTTCTTCATCCCGTGGTCCGCCGAAAAGGCCAACGAACTCGAATCGGACATCTTCGTGACCTGGGTTCCTGACTCCGGCACCACCGATTCCATCAAGGCCGATCCCCTGCTGGGCCAGATCCCGGCCATCAAGAACGGCGCACTGGTTGCCGACTCGGACAACACGCTCACGCTGTCCATCTCGGCGTCGTCGCCCCTTAGCCTGCCGTGGTCGCTGGACACCTTCCTGCCCCAGCTGGCCAGCGCAGCGGACGCAGTGAAGTAG
- a CDS encoding siderophore-interacting protein, with amino-acid sequence MKTRDIAGTEPMTLAFDVTVTAVQELSPNFRRITFGGYSLRDFGVHGGTLDLRVKLMIPSLAEDGTRLPLPVFQTEQSGWYREWLAMDPATRGSMRTYTVRQERLDAVYPEIDVDFVMHFDSAGNGGPAANWALNAKPGDALTLIGPNNRAAHCVTAEIYSGIEWRPGLAQRVLLAGDETAVPAISAILESLPPYMSGHAFLEVPEAGDFLDLKSDADVEITWLARGALIGRSRPHGELLQAAVRAAVPEPGWVGIKAASGGAGPEPEDVDVDQEILWETPARMETAAIAATKNPGMPAGAMPFYAWIAGEAGVIKEMRRYLVRDVGIDRKQVAFMGYWRQGKAEL; translated from the coding sequence ATGAAGACCCGCGACATCGCCGGTACCGAACCCATGACCCTGGCCTTCGACGTGACCGTCACCGCCGTGCAGGAACTCAGCCCAAACTTCCGCCGCATCACATTCGGCGGGTATTCGCTGCGTGACTTCGGCGTCCATGGCGGAACCTTGGACCTTCGCGTGAAGCTGATGATCCCTTCCCTTGCCGAGGACGGCACCCGGCTGCCGCTGCCTGTTTTCCAGACGGAGCAGTCCGGCTGGTACCGGGAATGGCTGGCCATGGACCCGGCGACCCGCGGCTCCATGCGCACTTACACCGTCCGGCAGGAACGGCTCGATGCCGTCTACCCCGAGATCGATGTGGACTTCGTGATGCACTTTGACTCGGCGGGCAACGGCGGTCCCGCGGCAAACTGGGCACTGAACGCTAAGCCCGGGGACGCCCTCACCCTCATCGGACCCAACAACCGCGCGGCGCACTGCGTTACGGCCGAGATCTACTCAGGCATCGAATGGCGTCCCGGACTGGCCCAGCGCGTGCTCCTCGCAGGCGACGAAACCGCTGTCCCTGCCATCAGCGCCATCCTGGAAAGCCTCCCGCCTTACATGAGCGGGCACGCGTTCCTTGAGGTCCCCGAAGCCGGCGATTTCCTGGACCTGAAGTCGGACGCCGACGTCGAAATCACCTGGCTGGCGCGAGGCGCCTTGATCGGTCGATCGCGCCCCCATGGCGAACTCCTGCAGGCGGCCGTACGCGCCGCCGTACCCGAGCCAGGCTGGGTGGGCATCAAGGCCGCGTCCGGCGGGGCCGGTCCGGAACCCGAAGATGTTGACGTGGACCAGGAGATCCTCTGGGAGACGCCCGCGAGGATGGAAACCGCGGCCATCGCAGCCACGAAGAACCCCGGCATGCCCGCTGGAGCCATGCCCTTCTACGCCTGGATTGCCGGCGAGGCGGGGGTCATCAAGGAGATGCGCCGGTACCTGGTGCGCGACGTCGGGATCGACCGCAAACAGGTGGCGTTCATGGGCTACTGGCGGCAGGGCAAAGCGGAGCTGTAA
- a CDS encoding FecCD family ABC transporter permease, with protein sequence MLAFAVVVLFAVSVLLGSYTVTIPDFFKILLAHLTGSQKIPGASFIVMENKLPRAVIGTMIGAAFGLAGALFQTMLRNPLASPDVIGISYGASAAAVAAIVVFGASGAVVSGAALAGALGVAALIYAISRGGSLGSGGGNSGNAAGSRLILAGVGIAAALHAVVSFLMTRADIRTAADALVWLNGSVNSASWDRAGVLALALLVLIPAAAALSGPLRILELGDDAAAGLGIRVGFTRLAVVVVAVALAAVATAAAGPVAFVAFLAGPIARRFTAKASLPASALAGVLIVLAADYFAANIAPLLLDGTVLPVGVVTGALGAPFLLWLLVTSNRKDA encoded by the coding sequence ATGCTGGCGTTCGCCGTCGTGGTCCTCTTCGCCGTCAGCGTTCTGCTGGGCAGCTACACCGTCACGATCCCCGACTTCTTCAAAATCCTGCTCGCCCACCTCACCGGCAGCCAGAAGATCCCCGGCGCAAGCTTCATCGTTATGGAAAACAAGCTTCCCCGCGCCGTGATCGGCACCATGATCGGTGCCGCGTTCGGCCTTGCCGGCGCCCTCTTCCAGACGATGCTCCGCAATCCGCTGGCCAGCCCGGACGTCATCGGCATCAGCTACGGTGCCAGCGCCGCCGCCGTCGCGGCAATCGTTGTTTTCGGAGCGTCCGGGGCCGTGGTCTCCGGTGCCGCCCTCGCCGGTGCGCTGGGGGTTGCCGCGCTCATCTACGCCATCTCCCGCGGCGGGTCCCTGGGGTCCGGCGGCGGAAACAGCGGCAATGCGGCCGGCAGCCGGCTGATCCTGGCGGGCGTGGGCATCGCCGCCGCCCTCCACGCCGTGGTCAGCTTCCTCATGACCCGGGCGGACATCCGCACGGCGGCCGACGCCCTGGTGTGGCTTAACGGCTCCGTCAATTCCGCCAGCTGGGACCGCGCCGGCGTCCTTGCCCTCGCGCTGCTGGTCCTCATCCCTGCGGCAGCCGCACTCTCCGGCCCCTTGCGCATCCTGGAACTGGGCGATGACGCCGCCGCCGGGCTCGGCATCAGGGTCGGCTTCACGCGGCTGGCCGTCGTGGTCGTCGCCGTGGCCCTCGCGGCGGTGGCGACGGCGGCGGCCGGCCCTGTCGCGTTCGTCGCCTTCCTGGCCGGGCCCATCGCCCGACGCTTCACCGCAAAAGCCAGCCTCCCGGCGTCGGCCCTCGCCGGGGTGCTGATAGTACTGGCGGCGGACTACTTCGCCGCGAACATCGCGCCCCTGCTGCTGGACGGCACCGTCCTGCCGGTCGGCGTGGTCACCGGCGCCCTGGGCGCCCCGTTCCTGCTGTGGCTGCTGGTCACCTCCAACCGAAAGGATGCCTGA
- a CDS encoding FecCD family ABC transporter permease, translating to MTPSTTTAGRGSAFSPPSVRPAARKRAAWLITAVAVLVFFSAVSLAVGARGLPLDTVWQALIRFDPADGDHAVVHARIPRTVLGLLAGGALGLAGAAMQGVARNPLADPGIMGVNAGAALAVVTGIYVFGISSLTGYIWFAFIGAAAAAAVVYLVASLGREGATPVKLALAGAALSAGLYSLMNVILVSSQDTLDRFRFWQVGGIAGRDWSVVLPGVPFLVLGAVIVLATGRILNSLALGDDIARGLGQRVGLVRGVTALGIVLLCGSATALAGPIGFVGLVIPHAVRFLTGPDYRWILPFSLVLAPVLLLSADILGRVVLLPGEVPAGIMTALVGAPVFVWLVRRGKGAGL from the coding sequence ATGACACCAAGTACGACGACGGCGGGCCGGGGCAGCGCGTTCAGTCCGCCTTCCGTCCGCCCCGCCGCACGCAAGCGGGCTGCGTGGCTGATTACCGCCGTCGCCGTACTTGTGTTTTTTTCCGCAGTTTCGCTGGCCGTCGGCGCCCGCGGGCTTCCCCTCGACACCGTGTGGCAGGCGCTCATCCGGTTCGATCCCGCCGACGGCGACCACGCGGTGGTCCATGCACGCATCCCGCGCACCGTCCTGGGACTCCTCGCCGGCGGTGCCCTCGGCCTGGCCGGCGCCGCCATGCAGGGCGTGGCCCGCAACCCGCTGGCCGACCCCGGCATCATGGGTGTCAACGCCGGCGCCGCGCTGGCCGTGGTCACCGGAATCTACGTTTTCGGGATCTCTTCCCTGACCGGATACATCTGGTTCGCCTTCATCGGCGCCGCGGCGGCTGCCGCCGTCGTTTACCTCGTCGCCTCGCTGGGCAGGGAAGGCGCGACGCCGGTGAAACTCGCCCTGGCGGGCGCCGCCCTCAGCGCCGGGCTGTACTCGTTGATGAACGTCATCCTGGTTTCGAGCCAGGACACGCTGGACCGGTTCCGGTTCTGGCAGGTGGGCGGAATTGCCGGGCGCGACTGGTCCGTGGTGCTGCCCGGCGTGCCGTTCCTTGTTCTCGGCGCGGTCATCGTGCTGGCTACCGGCCGCATCCTCAACAGCCTGGCACTGGGCGATGACATTGCGCGCGGACTCGGCCAGCGGGTGGGGCTGGTCCGCGGTGTGACTGCCTTGGGCATCGTGTTGCTGTGCGGGTCAGCCACCGCCCTCGCCGGGCCCATCGGCTTTGTGGGGCTCGTCATTCCGCACGCCGTCCGCTTCCTGACCGGACCCGACTACCGCTGGATCCTGCCCTTTTCGCTCGTCCTGGCGCCGGTGCTCCTGCTGTCCGCGGACATTCTCGGCCGGGTTGTCCTTTTGCCCGGTGAAGTCCCGGCGGGAATCATGACGGCCCTGGTTGGCGCGCCGGTCTTCGTGTGGCTGGTCCGCCGCGGGAAGGGGGCCGGACTGTGA
- a CDS encoding TetR/AcrR family transcriptional regulator, whose product MSAAVVSSRDAVLDSAGRLFGERGYRGVTVRDIASDAGVSAALVMKLFGSKEKLFAAAKPDESLLSDLDVPAAELGATLVFRVLMRRERGLKEPWAMLPFTIQDSPTPDAARAETRERYLTAMATLLEDTTPDRRYASTVVALMTGFGEAVRTLGMFDDWDFDDLVAHYGAIVQAQVDACGETRP is encoded by the coding sequence GTGAGCGCGGCCGTGGTGTCCAGCCGCGACGCCGTCCTGGATTCGGCCGGCAGGCTGTTCGGCGAGCGCGGCTACCGCGGCGTGACGGTCCGCGACATCGCCTCTGACGCCGGCGTCTCAGCAGCCCTGGTGATGAAGCTTTTCGGCTCCAAGGAAAAACTGTTTGCAGCCGCCAAACCGGACGAGTCGCTGCTGTCCGATCTCGACGTCCCGGCCGCCGAGCTCGGCGCGACACTGGTGTTCCGTGTCCTGATGCGCCGGGAACGCGGGCTGAAAGAGCCGTGGGCCATGCTCCCGTTCACCATACAGGACTCCCCGACGCCCGACGCCGCCCGCGCAGAAACGCGCGAACGGTACCTCACCGCCATGGCCACGCTCCTGGAGGATACGACGCCGGACCGGCGTTACGCATCCACCGTCGTCGCGCTCATGACCGGTTTTGGCGAAGCGGTAAGGACTCTCGGCATGTTCGACGACTGGGACTTCGACGACCTGGTGGCCCACTACGGGGCCATCGTGCAGGCACAGGTCGACGCGTGCGGCGAGACCCGCCCCTAA